CCCGAGAGCAGCGCATCGTCGACGTTGACGAGCACCCGCCCGGAGACGTCGACCAGCCGGCCGCTGCCGGCGCTGGCGATGAGCGCGACCTGCTGCAGCGTGAACGTGCGGGTCGAGGCGCCGGCGTTGTGGATGATGAAAGCGCTGGAGGAGGGGAGCGAGACCGTCGTACGTTGGTGGGCAATCGGCAGCGGGTCGGTGCAGGTCCCGAAGCCGCCGACGATCTCTACCGACCCGGCGACGTTGAGATCGATGGTGATCGGCGCCGCGATCGTCTGGGTCGGGTTGGTTCGCACCATGATGAGATCACTCGCAGTGCCGTTCGCGACCGCCTGAGCCACCGCGTCCGCGATCGTCGCGTAGACGCAGCCGGTGCCCGTTCCGACGCGCAACTCGGCCGCTCCGGCCGGCGCACCGGCGACCCACCCGAGGCCGACGAGCCCCGCCACCGCCGCCCATCCCGATCCCGCCCGCCGCATCCGATCCCCCATGGCCGCAACCCTCCCTTCTCTCTCCCACGCCATCGGGCGCCGGATCCTGACAGGGCGGTTCAGCGCGTCGGCGGTGGCGGGCGCTCCGGCACTCGGGATCCAAAGCGGGCTCCTATTTGAGGCGTGGTCGCCCACTTTGAATCCCGAGCGCCAGAGCGCCCCTGGCGAAGCGGAAGCTCAGGGAGAATGGTGACAGTTACCTATTTTCAGCACCCGGCACTGGAGCCGGGGCGTGAGGCGATGGGGAGCCGAAAATCGGTAACTGTCACGATTTTCGGACGCGAGCCGACGGCGAAAGGGCCGGCGGCGCATGCGAGGACGCCGCCGGCCCGTTCGGCCAGATGCTGTGGGGAGTCTCCTGCGGAGGGGAGCTCAGCCGGTCAGTTGGTCGCCACCTGAACCGGGGTGTGGGAGACGACGTGCTCGCCGACCCACTGCGCGAGGACCTCGCGCGGCACTTCCGACAGGGTTGCCGTGAGCTGCTTCTCGCTGCCGGCACGCTGCACCGTGTAGGTCGCGGCCTTGCCCGGTCCGAGGGCCGACTTGGCCTTCTTCACCGCTTCCTTGTTGTCGTCGCCGAAGCGCGCGCCGTTCAGAGCCACGAGGACGTCGCCCTTCTGGAAGCCCGCCTTCTCGGCCGGGCTGCCCGGGGCGATCTTCGAGATCGCGTAGACGCCGGCGGCGTTCTTCTCGGTCTCGATGCCGAGATAGCCGTGCTTGGCGTACTTCTTCGCCATTTCGTCGTAGCTCGCCTGGGTGTGCTTCTCGGCGCACTCCTTACCTCCGGCAAGAGCGAGGCTGGCAGGGGCGAGCAGCAGGGTGACGGCGACGGCGGTCCACTTCTTGAGGTTCGTCATCTTCAGCTCCGGTTCTCTCCCGGTTCCTGGCGTTGGGCGCCGTACGCCGGAGTCTCCGGGGTAGGTTGGATCACTTTGGCGCCCACGGAGGGAACTTACGCCGCAGGTCTGTAAACGACGTCTCGAAGCGGTAAAACACTGTGAGGTTTCGTCAAACTTTCGTAAAACCTCGACCGGCACTCTTCCGTATCCCCTGGACGTGTGGTCTAAAGGCGATGTGATCAGCGGCATCCGGCGCATCGGTGGCATGAGGCGGTGGCACAGTTGGGCCGTCTTCGCGGCGGCACTGGTGCCGCTCGTGGCGCTCCTCGGTCTCCAGTACCTCTGGCTCGAGCGCCTCGAGCGCGCCTCGGCCGACGCCCATCGCGCCACGCTCGACAACCTTCTCGAGGCGGTGGCGGCCGGCGTCGAGGTGCACTATCGGTCGCTGGGCGAGCGCGTCCTCAACCTCCCGGCGACGGTCTTCGCGCCCGACCGATTTCACAAGGCGCCGTACTACTTCAAGAAGAAGGACCTGACCGGCGCCGCGCGGCTCTTCGTCGTCGCCTACGCGGGCGAGAAGGCGGGCTGGCCGATCTTCTACGACCCCGGCAGCGTCGAGCCGGCGGTTCCGGCTCCGACCGAAGAGCGCGCCGTCTACATGGCGATCGCGCCTTGGAAGATCCTCGCCTACAAGGGGGGGCAGCTCGACCAGCCGACGCTCCAGGTCGAGGAACGCGATCCCCGCCACCGCCTGATCCTGAACCCGATCACCGACGACGCCGGGAAGATCGTCGGTCTGGCCGGTCTCCTCGTCGATGCCGCGCATTTCGAGAAGGTCGTCCTCTCCGGCGCGGTGCGCGACGCGCTGTCGCGCTTCCAGGGCGAGAAGCAGGCGCTGCCGGTGGTCTCCGGCCGCGACGGCGGCGGACGCGAGCTCTGCTTCGACACGGCGCCCGCCGCGCCGCCAGCACGCGCGCCGGAGGCCACCCGCCACCTGACCTTCGTCTTCCGCGACTGGGAGCTGGGCATCCACAGCCGCCACTACACCCCGGCCGGCTGGGCGCGGCGCAACTTCGCCATCAATCTGGCGCTCTCGGTGCTGCTCACGGCTGTCGTCGCCGGCGGCGTCCTCTTCGCGCTGCGTGCCGCCTCGAGGGCCATGCGCCTTTCCCAGATGAAGAGTGACTTCGTCTCCAACGTCTCCCACGAGCTGCGCACGCCGCTCGCTTCGATCCGCGTTTTCGGCGAGCTGCTGCGCCTCGGCAAGGCAGAGACGCCGGAGAAGGTGCGCGTCTATGGCGAGTACATCGAAACCGAGAGCCGGCGGCTCACCCAGCTGATCAACAACATCCTCGATCTCGCACGCATCGAATCGGGCCGCAAGAGCTACGAGCTGGTTCCGGCCGACCTGGAGGAGGTCGTGCGCGAGACCCTGCGCACCTTCCGCCCGAGCCTCGAGCAGGCCGGCTTCCGTCTCGGCTGGCAGCCGTCGGCGACGCCGCTCCCCGCCATCGCCCTCGACAGCTCGGCGATCGGCCAGTCGCTCGCCAACCTCCTCGACAACGCGGTGAAGTACTCGGGCGACGCGCGCGACATCGACGTCAGCCTGGAGCGCGAGGGCGACCTCGCGGTGGTCACGGTTGCCGACCACGGTGTCGGCATTCCGAAGGACGAGCAGGCGAAGATCTTCGACCGTTTCCACCGCGTCTCGACCGGCCTCGTCCACGACGTCAAGGGGAGCGGTCTCGGGCTCGCCATCGTTCGTCACATCGTCGAGGCACACGGCGGCCGCATCGAAGTCGAGAGCCGGCCGGGAGAGGGGAGCCGGTTCCGCATCCTGCTGCCGTTCGCCGACACTGCCGCCGCCCTCGCCGATGCCGCGGACTCCGCTGAGTCGGCCTATCCCTCCGATACCGTCGTCGTGCGGGCGGTCGAAGCGGCCACCGTGAACGTCCATCGCTCCGCGTCCCCGTCGCACCCCTCCGAGGCCTGACCGATGACCACCGTACTCATCGTCGAGGACGACGAAGCGATGTCGGTCGCGCTGCGCGACGGCTTCGCTTCCGAAGGCTACTGCGTGCGCGCCGCGCGCGACGGTGAAGCGGGTCTGCGCGCTGCGCAGGGCGATCCACCGGACCTGATGATCCTCGACGTCATGCTGCCGCGCATGACCGGACTCGATGTCTGCCGCGAGCTCCGCGCGAAGGGCAACGCCGTTCCGATCATCATGCTCACGGCGCGCGGCCAGGAGATCGACAAGGTCGTCGGCTTGCGCACCGGCGCCGACGACTACGTCGCCAAGCCGTTCGGTTTCATGGAGCTCATCGCGCGCAGCGAGGCGCTGCTGCGGCGCACCGGGAACGGCGGCGGCGGAACGGGCCCGCGCCGTGCGGCCGGGCCGCTCACGATCGGCGATCTCACCGTCGACCTCCAGCGCCACGAGGCGTTCCGGCGGAGTCCGGGCGAGGCCGGCGGCGGCAAAGGCCTCCCCGTCGAGCTCTCGGCGCGCGAGTTCCGCCTGCTCGCCTTCTTCGCCAGCCGGCGGGGCGAAGTCGTCAGCCGCGAGAGCCTGCTCGACGCCGTCTGGGAGACCCGGGGTGCCCCCTTGACCCGCACGGTCGACATGCACGTTGCAAAACTGCGCAAGAAGATCGAGCCCGACCCCCGCGAACCCCGCCACCTTCTCACCATCCACGGCCTCGGCTACAAGCTCACCGACGGTTGAGAGACCGGAAGCCGTCGCAGCAATTGGGGACAGTCCCCAATTCTCCTAAGTCCTGCGCGCTCAGCGGTTTGCCGTAATCAGGGACTGTCCCCAATTCTTGGTGGAGAGGGGGCGGAGCCGAGGCCGGGGCTCAGGGTTTGGGGGGGCCGGACTTGCCGATCTCGGGTTGAAGTTCGGCGAGCGCTGCTTCGAGGATCTCTTCCGCCTGCTTTTCCTGGTCGTCGAGGGCGGGCGGCGCGGCGGCGAGGTCGCGGAGCAGACGCCGGGCCTCGCGGATCCTCGCGCCGCGTTGGGGGCTCTCGTCGGCGAGCATCCTCGCGAGCTCGTCGAGCGCGGCGAAGCCCGTCCAGCGGTCCCGGGCGGCGAGGCCGAGAGTGGCACGCAGTGCCAGATCGATCGGAACGCTCTTGCGCGCAAGGAGAGCGTCGAGCATCGGCAGCGCCGCTGCGGCCGCCAGCGGGTCGCCGCTCTGCAGGCGCCAGGCGATGCGGGCCCGGGTCGCCGCCTCGCGCAGCGGGTGACGCGGGTCGATCGCGGCCAGCCGGGGGTCGAGCTCGCTCCACCGCACCTCGTCGCTCGCCGTGAGCGCGTGCCAGGCTTCGACGAGTGCGTCGGCGGCCGGATCGCGCGCGACCCAGTCGGCCAACTCGCCGGTAGGCTGGACGCGGCCGGCGTCGTGGGTCGTTCCGCGAGCGGCCTCGGATCGCGCTGCGGCGCGCAGTGCCAGGAGCCGCATGGCGAGAGCTTCGGGGCTCGCCGCCGCCGGCGGCGCTGCGGCGGCGCCGCCGGCCGCGCCGGAGTCCGCAGGCGCGTAGCCGTACGCATCGAGCCACCCGAACGCCGAGCGACGGGCTTCGTCGTCCCGAAGCTCGGTCGCGAGGCGCAGGGCCCGTGCCGGGGCGCCCTGTTCGAGGAGCCGCCGGACGAGGTACGCGCCATCGAGGTCGCGCGGCAGGTCCCGCAGTGCGTCGTAAGGCGAGAGCGCCGCCTCGAGCTCCTCCGGTCCGCGAGACTGGCCGAGGATGCGCGGCGATCGCGTCTGCAGGAGGTTGCGCAGGTCGCGAGTCGGCTCGGCGCCGGCGGCGAAACGGCGGGAGCCGTTGTCGTCGAGGATCCTGGCGAGCGCCAGATCCTCGGCGGAGAGGACCCCCACGTCGCTCCAGGCGGCGGCGTCGCGTGCGATCGCGCGTCGCGCCGTCGCGAGGTCGGCGAGCTCCCGGTCCGAGGCGACGAAGAGCACGGCGCCGCCAGGATGCGGCCGATAGCACTCGACGAAGGGGAAGACCGAACGCAGGGTGGCGACGAGCGAGCGCAGCAGCGCGACATCGACGAAATCGAGGCCGATCCACTGCACGAAGATCCCGCCGGGCTTCAGTCGGCCGTGCACCAGCGAGAAGAACTCCTGGGTGAACAGGCTCGCGGAGCCCGCCGTCCAGGGATGCGACGGTTGCGAGACGATGGCGTCGAAGAGCTCGCGATGCAGGGCGAGGGCGCTGCGTCCGTCTCCCAGGTGCAGCGCCACGCGGGGATCGGCGAGCGGGTCGCTCCGCCGGAGGGGCGCGACCGCGCGATTCGCGCGCACGATCTCAGGTTCGAGCTCGACCACGTCGATGCCTGCGATCGACGCCGGCAAGGCTTCGACGGAGTGCCCCGCGCCGAGCCCGATGACGAGCAGCCGGTCGATCCCGGGGCGCAACGCCGTGGGCAGGAGCGTGAGCCAGCGGGCGACGGCGTAGCGGGCGACCCGCCCGCCACGCGGCTGCACCGCCGACTCCGGAAGGCCGTTCGAGGTCATGCGCCACTCGAGGCCCTCGCGATGCAGCAGCACCGTCGCCGAGCGTCCGATGCCCGCGAAGACCACCGGTCCGAAGACCGCCAGCCGCGAGCGCACGCGGCCCGCGGATTTTCCCCCGGTAGTCTCCCCTGTCGGAGCGCTCGGCGCGAGCGGCGCGCTGGCTGCGAGCACCGCGCGGGCTGCGAGGACGGCCGTGGGAGACATGCGCAGCAGATTCCAGGGCGTCGCGGGAGGCGCGAGGAGCAGGGCGCCTCCGGCCAGGACGACCGCGCCGGCGACGAGCCGGGTGGAGCGCTCCCGCGGTCGCAGCGCGACGGCGAGAACGAGGGCGGCGCCCAGCGCGAGCGCCGAGACGACCGCGGACAGTCCGTGGAAGCCGAGTTGCGGAAGGAGCACGAGGCCGGTGGCGACGACCCCCACCACCGCGCCGGCGGTGTTGGCCGCGAGCACCGCCCCGGTCGAGGCCGCCGCCGTGCGCGCATCCTGCGCCGCAGCGCGCACCGCCATCGGGAAGCAGGCCCCGAAGGCGAGCGCTCCGGGGAACATCAGGGCGGCGCCGAGCAGCGTCGCGAGAAGGAGCGGATCGGCGCGGTCCGAAAGCGCCTCGAGGATCCGCGGCAGGCGATCGGCGGCGGCGAGCGCCAGGGGCGTCGCGATGCCCGCCACCAGGAGGAACCAGGAGAGAGCCTGTGCCGCCTGCGCAGCGCTTCGCGCGAAGCGCGTCGCGAGCGCCGTGCCGAGGGCGATGGCGAGCAGGAAGGTCGCGAGCATCGCGGCGAAGGAGTAGACGCTGCCGCCGAGCGCGAAGGTGAGGAGACGGGTCCAGAGCAGCTCCAGCGAGAGCGCCAGCCCGCCGGTGAGGGCGGCGACCGCGAGTGGCCAGCGTGGGCCGGGGGCGGAGGCGAGACTGGCCGCGTCGAGGTCGTCGGGTGCCGGCGGCGGTATCGGAACCATCGGCGCCACGGGCGCCACCGGCGCTCGCGGCGTCGCCGCGACCCTGGCCCTGAGCGACGCGAGCACGGCAAGCAAGGCGACGGCGAGGTTCAGTCCGACGCCGACGTAGATCGCGCGCCCGAGCCCGAGGCGTGGCAACAGCACGAAGCCGGTGAGCAGCGCGCCGAGCGCCGCGCCGAGGGTGTTCGACGCATACAGCGCGCCGACGCGGCGGCCGAGAGCCGACTCCCGGCGCACGGCGGAGCGCACCAGGAGCGGCAGCGAAGCCCCCATGAGAAACGTCGGAGGCAGGAGGAGGAGAGCCGCCCCGGCGAGGTGGAAGCTGGTGAGCGCACCCAGGCCGGCGTCGAGGTCGAAGCCCTCGGTGGTGAAGAAGCGCCGCTGCGCCCACGCCGCCCCGCGCAGGAGCATCGGCAGCAGCAGTGCGAAGCCGGCGATCGCCGCTTCGACCAGCCCGTAGGCGAGCAGTGGCCGGCGGACCCCGGACGCCCAGCGGCCGCCGAAGTGGGAGCCGAGGGCGAGCCCGGCCATGAACGCGGCCAGAACGGAGATCACCGCGAGCTCCGAGGCGCCGAAGATGAGGCCCAGCTGCTGCGTCCAGGCGGTCTGGAAGAGGAGCGCCGAGGCTCCCGAGAGGCCGAAACAGACGAGAGCCACGGCCCAGTGCGCCGATTCCGCCGGCGCGCCGGTAGCGCGCAGGGAGCGGCGGGAGCTCTCTCCGGCCGCGCTCATGGCGCGCCGGCGCGAGCAGG
This region of Thermoanaerobaculia bacterium genomic DNA includes:
- a CDS encoding HAMP domain-containing histidine kinase is translated as MRRWHSWAVFAAALVPLVALLGLQYLWLERLERASADAHRATLDNLLEAVAAGVEVHYRSLGERVLNLPATVFAPDRFHKAPYYFKKKDLTGAARLFVVAYAGEKAGWPIFYDPGSVEPAVPAPTEERAVYMAIAPWKILAYKGGQLDQPTLQVEERDPRHRLILNPITDDAGKIVGLAGLLVDAAHFEKVVLSGAVRDALSRFQGEKQALPVVSGRDGGGRELCFDTAPAAPPARAPEATRHLTFVFRDWELGIHSRHYTPAGWARRNFAINLALSVLLTAVVAGGVLFALRAASRAMRLSQMKSDFVSNVSHELRTPLASIRVFGELLRLGKAETPEKVRVYGEYIETESRRLTQLINNILDLARIESGRKSYELVPADLEEVVRETLRTFRPSLEQAGFRLGWQPSATPLPAIALDSSAIGQSLANLLDNAVKYSGDARDIDVSLEREGDLAVVTVADHGVGIPKDEQAKIFDRFHRVSTGLVHDVKGSGLGLAIVRHIVEAHGGRIEVESRPGEGSRFRILLPFADTAAALADAADSAESAYPSDTVVVRAVEAATVNVHRSASPSHPSEA
- a CDS encoding PDZ domain-containing protein, which gives rise to MTNLKKWTAVAVTLLLAPASLALAGGKECAEKHTQASYDEMAKKYAKHGYLGIETEKNAAGVYAISKIAPGSPAEKAGFQKGDVLVALNGARFGDDNKEAVKKAKSALGPGKAATYTVQRAGSEKQLTATLSEVPREVLAQWVGEHVVSHTPVQVATN
- a CDS encoding fused MFS/spermidine synthase; its protein translation is MSAAGESSRRSLRATGAPAESAHWAVALVCFGLSGASALLFQTAWTQQLGLIFGASELAVISVLAAFMAGLALGSHFGGRWASGVRRPLLAYGLVEAAIAGFALLLPMLLRGAAWAQRRFFTTEGFDLDAGLGALTSFHLAGAALLLLPPTFLMGASLPLLVRSAVRRESALGRRVGALYASNTLGAALGALLTGFVLLPRLGLGRAIYVGVGLNLAVALLAVLASLRARVAATPRAPVAPVAPMVPIPPPAPDDLDAASLASAPGPRWPLAVAALTGGLALSLELLWTRLLTFALGGSVYSFAAMLATFLLAIALGTALATRFARSAAQAAQALSWFLLVAGIATPLALAAADRLPRILEALSDRADPLLLATLLGAALMFPGALAFGACFPMAVRAAAQDARTAAASTGAVLAANTAGAVVGVVATGLVLLPQLGFHGLSAVVSALALGAALVLAVALRPRERSTRLVAGAVVLAGGALLLAPPATPWNLLRMSPTAVLAARAVLAASAPLAPSAPTGETTGGKSAGRVRSRLAVFGPVVFAGIGRSATVLLHREGLEWRMTSNGLPESAVQPRGGRVARYAVARWLTLLPTALRPGIDRLLVIGLGAGHSVEALPASIAGIDVVELEPEIVRANRAVAPLRRSDPLADPRVALHLGDGRSALALHRELFDAIVSQPSHPWTAGSASLFTQEFFSLVHGRLKPGGIFVQWIGLDFVDVALLRSLVATLRSVFPFVECYRPHPGGAVLFVASDRELADLATARRAIARDAAAWSDVGVLSAEDLALARILDDNGSRRFAAGAEPTRDLRNLLQTRSPRILGQSRGPEELEAALSPYDALRDLPRDLDGAYLVRRLLEQGAPARALRLATELRDDEARRSAFGWLDAYGYAPADSGAAGGAAAAPPAAASPEALAMRLLALRAAARSEAARGTTHDAGRVQPTGELADWVARDPAADALVEAWHALTASDEVRWSELDPRLAAIDPRHPLREAATRARIAWRLQSGDPLAAAAALPMLDALLARKSVPIDLALRATLGLAARDRWTGFAALDELARMLADESPQRGARIREARRLLRDLAAAPPALDDQEKQAEEILEAALAELQPEIGKSGPPKP
- a CDS encoding response regulator transcription factor — its product is MTTVLIVEDDEAMSVALRDGFASEGYCVRAARDGEAGLRAAQGDPPDLMILDVMLPRMTGLDVCRELRAKGNAVPIIMLTARGQEIDKVVGLRTGADDYVAKPFGFMELIARSEALLRRTGNGGGGTGPRRAAGPLTIGDLTVDLQRHEAFRRSPGEAGGGKGLPVELSAREFRLLAFFASRRGEVVSRESLLDAVWETRGAPLTRTVDMHVAKLRKKIEPDPREPRHLLTIHGLGYKLTDG